A window of Tachyglossus aculeatus isolate mTacAcu1 chromosome 21, mTacAcu1.pri, whole genome shotgun sequence genomic DNA:
ttctcccactcccttctgtgtcactcttggaCTTTGATCagcctcctttattcacccctccctctgccccacagctcttatgtccacatttgtcatttatttattcatattattgtctatctccccctctggactgtaaccactgcaactcattgtggccagggaacattatctaccaactctattatattgtagtctcccaagcgcttaatacagtaagcgctcaataaatacgactgattgataatcccggctctgccacttgcctcctgtgtgatctggggcaattcatttaccttctctgtgcctcagtttcctcatctgtaacatggggattaaatcctacttcctcctacttagactgtgagtctcaaatGGGACGAGGATTGTTTCCAgcctaccttgtatctgcctcagcgtttagtacaaggcTTGACACGTactaggcactgaacaaatattattattgccatcagtATTACGATTAAGACGGTGGTGATCTGTTGGAAGGGGTACAAGTCGGATGGACGCGACAGTGACCTCAGCCCTCCGTATCTTCAGGGCAGCTTGCagccccagctcctccaggaaacatttctccatttcttccaCCTTGGTCCCGTTGCACCCCGCGGTCCCCCTGGCACGCATCTGTGGAGCAATTTACGAGTCCTCTAGGTACTGTTTATTCCATTGCTTGTCTTTTCGCGTTCTGGCTTTTTCCGTTTCTCCCGCTGAagccactatttgtaaatagctCTTGTCTTCCTAATTGGATTGTAATCACATTAAGAGCAGAGACTATGGCCTTCTCTGGTTCTGTTTGCGGCCAGTGTCCGGTCTCCCATCCATGCTGTATTTCAGCTTCATCAGGGTCTCAGGTacccccccctttcccttcccttccccttcccccttcccccccaaaaatAAAGGGACCTGTCAGCAAgtcctgaaggcacagagaagttaagtgacttgcccagggccaaaaagtagacaactggcagagccgagattagaactcaggtccttcagagagactcccaggcccggggtctgtccactaggccatgctgcttctcaacttcctgCTCAACTTACTAACTTTACCAACTACCCCGGCCTATATGGGTTTCCCTTTACTCTCTGAAATGAATTGTGTTCTGTTCAAAGAGTGCTTCTATTATTTTGGCAAATTCTTACTCTGCCAGGTGTCCAGgcaaagtttctgcttgattctccaTGTTAAAAAAACAATTATTGTTTAGCCAACAATCACCAGCTCTTTAAAAAAGAGTTTGAAATGGCTGACTCTGCCCGTGCAGCCTCGCTGATCAATTTTTAAATTTCAGTGAATTGATGAGTGATATTTGTTTCTGCTGTCTGTTTTAGATTGTAAAACCAGAGTGGAGACCAAGGAGGCAACTGCCCCGGAGCAGGACACTTGCGGAGAATCAGAAGTACAGAGGATTTTATCAGCAAGACGCTGACAGAATATTCCCATGGCTTCTGAAGAGGGGGAAACGTGCGAGAGCGAGGTAAGACTGGAGGAGCCAGGCTGGGTTTCCACACTGGGGAAGATGAGGGAATCACCTAACCAGGAGAGAGGCTTCACCTGCTTCCAAGAAGTCCAGAAGGGAACCTCCTCGGAGAAGAGGCCGGAAGAACGGGAAAAAGCTGAACAGGAGAGAATTTGTACAAAGAGTGGGAAAGCCTTCAAATGGAGCTCCTGTCTCATTGAACATCTGAGGATACACACTGGAGAGAAGCCCTACAAGTGTTGTGAGTGTGACAGAGCCTTCAACCACCAGTCAGCCTTGATTAAACATCAGAGAATTCACACCGGAGAGGAGCCCTACGGATGCAGTGAATGCGGAAAGGCTTTTAGTCAACACTCTACTCTGATTGTCCATCAGAGAATTCACACTGGGGAGAAACCCTACAAATGTCCTGAATGCGGGAAAGTCTTCAGTCACCACTCAACCCTGGTTACCCATCAGAGAATTCATTCGGGAGAGAAGCCGTACAAGTGTGATAACTGTGGCAGAGCCTTTGGCGACCATTCCAATCTTATCAATCACCAGAGAGTTCACACTGCAGAGAAAGACTTCAGTCAACCCTCAGGCCTTACTGAGCGGCGGAGGACTCATAGCAGAAACGCAACTCGAGAGAAACCCAACCGGCGTAAGGATTGCGGAAAAGCCTACAGTCGGCAATCGGCCCTCGTGAAGCACCAGAGAAGTCACACCAGAGGGAAACCGTACAGGTGCAATGACTGTGGAAAGGGCTTCGGCCTGCAGTCGGTCCTTCTTAAACATCGGAGAATTCACACGGGGGAGAAACCCTACAAATGTAGGGAATGTGAGAAGGCCTTCAGTAATCACTCCAACCTTATTAATCATCAGAGGATTCAAACTGGGGAGAAACCCTACCGGTGCACAGAACGTGGAAAAGCCTTCAGTCAACATTCAACTCTGATCGGGCATCAGAGAATCCACACTGGAGAGAAACCCTACAAATGCCACGAATGCGGAAAAGCCTTCTGCCTGAACTCAGCCCATgtcgggcatcatcatcatcatcaatcgtatttattgagtgcttactgtgtgcagagcactgtactaagcgcttgggaagtacaaattggcaacatatagagacagtccctacccaatagtgggctcacagtctaaaaggggggtctgaaaggggggagagtccaCACTGGGGAGAAACCCTACAAATGTCCCAAATGTGAGAAAGGCTTCAATCAGTACTCAGCCCTTAGGAAGCACC
This region includes:
- the LOC119942111 gene encoding zinc finger protein 665-like; its protein translation is MASEEGETCESEVRLEEPGWVSTLGKMRESPNQERGFTCFQEVQKGTSSEKRPEEREKAEQERICTKSGKAFKWSSCLIEHLRIHTGEKPYKCCECDRAFNHQSALIKHQRIHTGEEPYGCSECGKAFSQHSTLIVHQRIHTGEKPYKCPECGKVFSHHSTLVTHQRIHSGEKPYKCDNCGRAFGDHSNLINHQRVHTAEKDFSQPSGLTERRRTHSRNATREKPNRRKDCGKAYSRQSALVKHQRSHTRGKPYRCNDCGKGFGLQSVLLKHRRIHTGEKPYKCRECEKAFSNHSNLINHQRIQTGEKPYRCTERGKAFSQHSTLIGHQRIHTGEKPYKCHECGKAFCLNSAHVGHQRVHTGEKPYKCPKCEKGFNQYSALRKHQRIHTGEKLFQCSECGQGFNMHSNYINHQRIHTGEKPYNCSEYGKAFSHHLTLINQQRIHTGEKPCKCAKCGKAFSMSSNFINHRIIHMGEKPFNCNERGKAFTHHSTLIKHQRIHTGEKPYK